GATCAAATAGTTCCCAACCGTTGCTGTTCGACCAATGTTGTATCTCCTGCACCGGGATCGTTTCCATGTTAGGGAGATGCCGCCGAAGAGCATTTTCTCCTTTTGAGCCTTTTGAGCGTCTGTTCTGCTTTCCTTTTTGAAAGAATGCTGGCAGATAACAAGACCTAGAGAACAAACGACCTGAACAACCTGCCACACTTGAATTACAGTTGGATCACGGCTACCTTTCCGCAGGCCCCAACAACTCCACAGCCCACACATTCACAATGGCTCCACCCGTTCCATTCCCGGGCTTCACCCCAATATCTGATCGAGTATACCTTCGCAAGGGCCACGAGAAGACCAACCCCTCCCCAGCCGACGAACCCACAACGATCATCATTTCCGGCTGGGGCGATGGCATGCCAAAACACGTTACCAAATATTCGGACGGTTACCATGAGCTCTATCCATCCGCCCGGATCATCGTTATCCTATCGCGTACCTTCCAGGCCACCCACCAATCCGAGGACGCCAGAATCGCAGCCATGATGCCTATCGTGGACACCGTCTTCCCGACGCCAACTGGCAGCGGCAACGAAAAGGAACGCGTTCTTGTGCATGCCATGTCAAACACAGGTGCCATTTTCACGGCCGCCGTCGTTATCGCCTACCAGAGACGCCATGGGGCAGACAAGCCATTCCCCCACCGGCTCCTGGTGCTGGATTCCACACCG
The nucleotide sequence above comes from Penicillium digitatum chromosome 1, complete sequence. Encoded proteins:
- a CDS encoding DUF829-domain-containing protein, giving the protein MAPPVPFPGFTPISDRVYLRKGHEKTNPSPADEPTTIIISGWGDGMPKHVTKYSDGYHELYPSARIIVILSRTFQATHQSEDARIAAMMPIVDTVFPTPTGSGNEKERVLVHAMSNTGAIFTAAVVIAYQRRHGADKPFPHRLLVLDSTPGSLVFTSQVARWSRAMTVGTAKFFPWPFIVTQGIWYAFLWASHLWQLLSGSEASGVWADRILNDQSCVTTDSSRVYLYSKEDEIIGYRDLEAHVAHAKTLGYSVDLEMFEGSSHVGHMRLHPEQYWNKVSSSWKQAIVEK